From a single Aggregatilinea lenta genomic region:
- a CDS encoding RNase H family protein: MPKSGGRGGYAIRVSRTAEDAEPHVLTGSEDATNSYRLELVAALEALRNTEPGDVVRVFCRSDTLFRGMTQWVHGWQRGGWQTKEGKPVKHQDLWQALVAETQQRTVEWVREDDAPAVAEGLDQLAADTARK; the protein is encoded by the coding sequence GTGCCCAAGTCCGGCGGGCGCGGCGGCTACGCGATCCGCGTTAGCCGAACCGCCGAGGACGCCGAGCCGCATGTGCTGACCGGCAGCGAAGACGCGACCAACAGCTACCGCCTGGAACTCGTCGCCGCGCTGGAGGCGCTGCGCAACACCGAGCCGGGCGACGTCGTGCGCGTCTTCTGCCGCAGCGACACGCTGTTCCGGGGCATGACGCAGTGGGTGCACGGCTGGCAGCGCGGCGGCTGGCAGACCAAGGAAGGCAAGCCTGTCAAGCACCAGGATTTGTGGCAGGCGCTCGTCGCCGAGACGCAGCAGCGCACGGTCGAGTGGGTGCGCGAGGACGACGCGCCCGCCGTCGCGGAGGGGCTGGACCAGCTCGCCGCAGACACCGCCCGGAAATGA
- a CDS encoding cation diffusion facilitator family transporter, whose translation MSQVSSAISTAPTTAESVRRVLWIVLVLNVVVAGAKLATGLLTGAVAMIADGFHSSMDASSNIVGLVGTKLAAQPPDEDHPYGHRRFETLATLAIGGLLLVAAWEILQTMLDRLLNGGQPDVTAASFVIMFGTMIVNLGVTIYERRRGHALHSDILLADAAHTSSDFFVSLSVIASLALSSFGFAWSDIAIALLIVLVIGRAGVGIIRQTSNILADQQTLDPHDVQRAIQDVPGLDEIVRVRSRGPADAIHVDIDARIQPAVTTDHAYAIARTVRERLTAAYPQVEEVQVNFVPQKPATLDYGLETRAVADGLGLRVHEVIPVPAQDGVVLEMHVEVRPGLTLGEAHRQASELERRLAKRIPSIRGVITHIEPSSDQGAPISQSHTALELRDRALDIAQTLYPDAEWCDASIRLALGGYALTLCCRLPGSMSVEEAHGIAEHVEAVLRTELPLVQRITIHTEPVEDIAPVADGHS comes from the coding sequence ATGTCACAGGTGTCATCCGCCATATCCACTGCTCCAACCACCGCCGAAAGCGTGCGGCGCGTGCTGTGGATCGTGCTCGTGCTCAATGTCGTCGTCGCGGGGGCCAAGCTGGCGACCGGCCTGCTGACCGGCGCGGTGGCGATGATCGCGGACGGCTTCCACTCATCAATGGATGCCTCGTCGAACATCGTCGGGCTGGTCGGCACCAAGCTGGCCGCGCAGCCGCCCGATGAAGATCACCCCTACGGCCACCGCCGTTTCGAGACACTCGCCACGCTCGCCATCGGCGGGCTGCTGCTGGTCGCCGCGTGGGAGATCCTGCAAACCATGCTCGACCGCCTGCTGAACGGCGGCCAGCCCGACGTCACCGCGGCCAGCTTCGTGATTATGTTCGGCACGATGATCGTCAACCTGGGCGTGACGATCTACGAGCGGCGGCGAGGCCACGCGCTGCACTCGGACATCCTGCTGGCGGACGCGGCGCACACCTCCAGCGACTTTTTCGTCTCCCTCTCGGTGATCGCCAGCCTCGCGCTGTCGTCGTTCGGCTTCGCCTGGTCGGACATCGCCATCGCGCTGCTGATCGTGCTGGTCATCGGGCGCGCGGGCGTGGGCATCATCCGCCAGACGAGCAACATCCTGGCGGACCAGCAGACGCTCGACCCGCACGATGTGCAGCGGGCTATTCAGGACGTGCCGGGCCTGGACGAAATCGTGCGCGTGCGCAGCCGCGGCCCCGCCGACGCGATCCACGTGGACATAGACGCGCGCATTCAGCCCGCCGTCACCACCGATCACGCCTACGCCATCGCGCGTACCGTGCGCGAGCGCCTCACCGCCGCCTACCCGCAGGTCGAGGAGGTCCAGGTCAATTTCGTGCCGCAAAAACCGGCCACACTCGACTACGGGCTGGAAACGCGCGCCGTCGCCGACGGCCTGGGCCTGCGCGTGCACGAGGTGATCCCGGTTCCCGCGCAGGACGGCGTCGTGCTCGAAATGCACGTCGAGGTCCGCCCCGGCCTGACCCTGGGCGAAGCACACCGGCAGGCCAGCGAATTGGAGCGGCGGCTGGCCAAGCGCATCCCCAGCATACGCGGCGTGATCACGCACATCGAGCCAAGCAGTGACCAGGGCGCGCCGATCAGCCAGTCGCACACGGCGCTGGAGCTTCGCGACCGCGCGCTGGACATCGCGCAAACGCTGTACCCGGACGCCGAGTGGTGCGACGCCTCGATCCGGCTGGCGCTGGGCGGCTACGCGCTCACGCTGTGCTGCCGCCTGCCCGGCTCGATGAGCGTCGAAGAGGCGCACGGTATCGCGGAGCACGTCGAGGCGGTGCTGCGCACCGAGCTACCGCTGGTCCAGCGTATCACGATCCACACCGAGCCGGTCGAAGACATCGCCCCGGTTGCGGACGGCCATTCCTGA